CCACGGCCAGACGGTCTGGCATGAGCCGGGCGGGGAAGCGCCTCATACCCTGCAGATTGGCGATAACAACCAGATCGTGGCCAAAACCGGCGTGACGGTCGTCGGCGATTTCCGCCGTCGGGATATGGCGCTCGGCGGGCAGGGCGCGCCGCTGGTTCCGGCCTTCCATCACGCGCTGCTAGCCCACCCGACGGAGCGCCGCATGGTGCTCAATATTGGCGGTATCGCCAATCTCTCCTTATTGATCCCCGGGCAGCCGGTACGCGGTTTCGACACCGGGCCGGGGAATATGCTGATGGACGCCTGGATCTGGCGTCAGGCCGGCAAACCTTACGATAAAGACGCCCAGTGGGCCTGCAGCGGTAAGGTCATCATCCCGCTGCTGCAAAGCATGCTCTGCGATCCCTATTTTGCCGCCCCGGCACCGAAGAGCACCGGCCGCGAGTATTTCAACTACGGCTGGCTGGAGCGCCAGCTGGCGAACTTCCCGGGCCTGGCCCCGCAAGATGTGCAGGCTACGCTGGCTGAGCTGACCGCCGTCTCGGTGTCGGAACAGGTATTGCTGAGCGGCGGCTGCGATCGTCTGCTGGTGTGCGGCGGCGGGAGCCGTAACCCGCTGCTGATGGCGCGACTGGCCGGTCTGCTGCCGGGCACGGAGGTTAGCACTACCGATAAGGCCGGGATCAGCGGCGATGATATGGAAGCGCTGGCCTTCGCCTGGCTGGCGTGGCGAACGGTGGCGGGCCTGCCGGGAAATCTGCCTTCCGTGACCGGCGCGCGGGAAGCCAGCGTGTTAGGTGCTGTTTTTCCAGCCAATCCGCGGCAAAATCAGAGTTAACCGAATTTCGCTTAAAGGCGTGATGGGTAGAATGACACGGAAAAACGGGAGGGCGTTTGCGCCCTCCGGGACCAGGAAAGTCTTCGGAACTCACCCATGAAAAAACTGCTTCTTGCTTTATCCCCCTTCCTGCTGGCGAGCTGTAGCGTCTACAACCAGTTTGTCGAACGCATGCAAACCGACACCCTGGCGTACCAGTGCGAAGAGAAACCGCTCACCGTGAAGCTCAATAATCCTCGTCAGGAAGTCAGTTTCGTCTATGACAACAAGCTGCTGACGCTGAAGCAGGGGATGTCGGCTTCCGGCACCCGTTACAGCGACGGGGTGTATGTGTTCTGGTCGAAAGGCGACAGCGCGACGGTCTACAAGCGCGATCGCATCGTGCTGAACAATTGTCAGATCGAAAATCCGAAGCGTTGAGATTTTGCAGGGGGCGGCGCACAATAGCGTCACCCATTGTCAATGTCAGCTAACGCCATGTCAGATAACGACGAATTGCAGAATATCGCGCACCTCAGGCGCGAATACACCAAAGGCGGCCTGCGTCGCCAGGATCTCCCCGCCGAGCCGCTGGTGCTGTTTGAGCACTGGCTGAAACAGGCCTGTGAAGCCCGTCTGGCCGATCCCACCGCGATGGTGGTAGCGACGGTCGACGAACAGGGTCAACCCTACCAGCGCATTGTGCTGCTCAAGCACTATGACGAGAAAGGGCTGGTGTTCTACACCAACCTCGGCAGCCGCAAAGCGCACCACCTCGAAAATAACCCGCGCATCAGCCTGCTCTTCCCCTGGCACATGCTGGAGCGTCAGGTGATGGTCACCGGCACCGTCGAGCGCCTCTCTACCCTGGAAGTGGTGAAATATTTCCACAGCCGCCCACGCGACAGCCAGATTGGCGCCTGGGTCTCGAAACAGTCGAGCCGCATTTCCGCACGCGGCGTGCTGGAGAGCAAGTTCCTTGAGCTGAAACAGAAGTTCCAGCAGGGCGAAGTGCCCCTGCCAAGCTTCTGGGGCGGTTTCCGCGTCTCGGTTCAGCAGATGGAGTTCTGGCAGGGCGGTGAACATCGCCTGCACGACCGCTTTTTATACCAGCGTGATAACGACGCCTGGAAAATCGATCGTCTCGCACCTTAATCCCCGAAATTTGTTCTCTTAAGCGCTGGTACAACGGGTGTCAGCGCTTTATTCTATGTACCTTTCGCGTCTGGCGAAAAGTCGTGTACCGGCAGAGGTGCAGTCGTTTTATACATGGAGAATTTGATGGCAAGCAGTAACTTGATTAAACAATTGCAAGAGCGGGGGCTGGTAGCCCAGGTGACGGACGAGGAAGCGTTAGCAGAGCGACTGGCGCAAGGCCCGATCGCGCTCTATTGCGGCTTCGATCCTACCGCCGACAGCTTGCATTTGGGGCATCTGGTTCCATTGTTATGCCTGAAACGCTTCCAGCTGGCAGGCCATAAGCCTGTGGCGCTGGTCGGCGGCGCAACGGGTCTGATTGGTGACCCGAGCTTCAAAGCCGCTGAGCGTAAACTGAATACGGCAGACACCGTGCAGGAGTGGGTGGATAAGATCCGCAAACAGGTCGCCCCGTTCCTCGATTTCGACTGTGGTGAAAACTCAGCGATCGCCGCTAACAACTACGACTGGTTCGGTGGCATGAACGTGCTGACCTTCCTGCGTGATATCGGCAAGCACTTCTCCGTTAATCAGATGATCAACAAAGAAGCGGTGAAGCAGCGTCTGAACCGTGACGACCAGGGCATCTCGTTCACCGAGTTCTCTTATAACCTGCTGCAGGGTTATGACTTCGCCTGCCTGA
This Leclercia sp. S52 DNA region includes the following protein-coding sequences:
- the mliC gene encoding C-type lysozyme inhibitor; this encodes MKKLLLALSPFLLASCSVYNQFVERMQTDTLAYQCEEKPLTVKLNNPRQEVSFVYDNKLLTLKQGMSASGTRYSDGVYVFWSKGDSATVYKRDRIVLNNCQIENPKR
- the anmK gene encoding anhydro-N-acetylmuramic acid kinase translates to MKSGRYIGVMSGTSLDGVDVVLAAIDENMVAQQASLSWPIPPETKQAILNICQGQQLTLSQLGQLDTQLGRLFGDAVLALMNQEDLRPQDVVAIGCHGQTVWHEPGGEAPHTLQIGDNNQIVAKTGVTVVGDFRRRDMALGGQGAPLVPAFHHALLAHPTERRMVLNIGGIANLSLLIPGQPVRGFDTGPGNMLMDAWIWRQAGKPYDKDAQWACSGKVIIPLLQSMLCDPYFAAPAPKSTGREYFNYGWLERQLANFPGLAPQDVQATLAELTAVSVSEQVLLSGGCDRLLVCGGGSRNPLLMARLAGLLPGTEVSTTDKAGISGDDMEALAFAWLAWRTVAGLPGNLPSVTGAREASVLGAVFPANPRQNQS
- the pdxH gene encoding pyridoxamine 5'-phosphate oxidase codes for the protein MSDNDELQNIAHLRREYTKGGLRRQDLPAEPLVLFEHWLKQACEARLADPTAMVVATVDEQGQPYQRIVLLKHYDEKGLVFYTNLGSRKAHHLENNPRISLLFPWHMLERQVMVTGTVERLSTLEVVKYFHSRPRDSQIGAWVSKQSSRISARGVLESKFLELKQKFQQGEVPLPSFWGGFRVSVQQMEFWQGGEHRLHDRFLYQRDNDAWKIDRLAP